The segment cccagctgatgatgctgtccctgatgtcccccaggacacagggggccctcctggctgccagggcactgcagacTCATGTTCAACTTATCAGGGCACCCAGATCTCTTTCCCCAAGCCTCTTGTCCTCAAATCCACATGTACATCCAGGATTACCCTATCCCAGGTGGAGAATCCTGCAAACGAACTTGTGTCATTTCTAATTGTTGGTAGTTGCCAAAATCTCTAATCTACCCacatctctctgcagagcctctctACCTTCAAGGGAATCCACAACTTTTCCTAGTGTAGTATCATCACCACACCTACTTAATGTGCATTTGATCCCTGCATCCAGatcttttataaaaatgttttagagCACTGGTGCTGAAATGGAGCCCTGAGGAACCTCTGGtccctggctgccagcctgATGTAGCAACATTTACCAAAACCCTTTGAGCCCAACCCACCAGCCAGTTGCTCACACAGCCCATTATGGACTCAACTAGCTGTGTGCCAGGCAGTTTATCCAGCAGGGTCCTGTGGCAGACAGTAACAAAAGCTCTGCTAAAATAAAGAGCAGCCCACATCTAGTGGGTTCCCTTGGTCACCTAGATGGGTTACTTTGACataaaagaatattaaattGGTCAAACAGGATGTTTCCCTTGTGAACATGTGCTAGCTGTGAACAATGACTGCATTATCTctcaaacatttttcagtaaCTCCCAGAAAAACCTTTCCTATAATTTTACCACGTCCTGCAGTGAAAATTATAGGCCTATAACTTCCAGAGATTTCTTTTTACCTTTCTTGAAAACTGGGACAAACTTCCAGATTCCAGCTGACTGGGACATCTCCAGACTCACAGGACAAATGAAATGACACAATGCAGAGAGGTCCTTCATCAGCCAATTCTTCCATGGAAAGAATCCTATCCAGCCTCATATACCTGTGTATGCATCCAACTGAAACAGCAAGTCTCAGACAATTTCAGGACTGCCTGGGAAATCTATCATTGCCCAAGTGACAGCCTTCCAACAAAGGCCTCCAAGGATCCCAGCTCATCATTGGTCTTGAAGACATATGGCAAAGGTGTCATCATTTTATTTGGACCTCATTAAACGATGGACCAATGTTATCTCTGGTCCTTTTTTTGCTGTCAGCatataaaacccaaaaaaccttttttgctttccttcacaGCTTGTCCTGGACAGCTTGAATTCTATCGGAGTTTGGGTCACCCAAATTTTCTCTCCACAGAAATGAGCAGCATCTCTGTAACCCTCCCATGTCACCTTGCTTCCAGTGTTCATatgctttccttctccttctaaGCACACTGCTCAGCCAAGTCAACCTTCTGCCCCATTGGCTTGGCTTTCAACACATTGTGTTTGGCTGCTCTTGCTCTTAAAAAAGAGTTCTTGGGAAGGGATAAGCATGTAACTCAAATAACTTAACCAAAAAAAAGTTCCCAAGGGACTTCACGAACTAGTTCTTTAAGCAGCCCATAGTTTTCTCTTCCCCATACAAAAAGACAAGGAATTCTTACTATGACATTTATGAAGAAAAGAAGCACACTGAATAATACAGATAAGGGGGAAAAGTGGTTCCTTTCTAGTCACTTCATTTTCCTATGTATCTACACTGAGAATCTAGCACCTCAGAATCAACTCCcaccagaaaataaagaacatatattaaactattttattttagctgttttGTCTGTTAGAGACAAGTTTGAGCAGAGTGCAGCAGGTGCCCCAGAATTCTATTCCCAAGAATATTTAGGTCAAAAGATTAGTCTGAGCAGAACAAAGCTAGTGATCTTCCCTGCTTTGCTTAGTAATGATGTCCAAGATGTGAGTCCATGTACATGAGGAGCTGGTGCCTGACAGTCATGAAGTTCACCCTGTagaagctcctgctgctgcagtatGGCATAAGAAATAATCTCTTGAATAGTGAGCAATAAATCTTACTGGATATCTCTCAGAAGAGGCCAGAAAGCctggcaaaaagcaaaattaaatgttaCAGCAGAGACTGGCATGAGGAATATGGTTATAGTCTATCCTGGATCTTGATTAAGAAATATTCAAGAATTTTCGGTGCTAAAATGATGGCATTGTGAACTacttttttcttgcatttgaaTTAGTTTTCTTAGGAGAAAGAAACAGCCTCAAAACTTGACATGAATTTGCATTAAGGTTGCTCTACAAAGGAGTCACCATGAAATGGTTTAATGCTCAAGGCAAGCTTCAAACCTGGTTGGTATCTCTAAAGAGATATTAATAGGGGCCTTGCATCTTTTGCAGCAAGAAAGAGAACTGGCAGGGGAGACCAATTCACTTTCAAGCAGAGTTAAATATGAGTTACAAATAATTCAGGCCTTAAACAGTGTGACTCGAAACCTTGAACAGTTTAGTGTGATCCACTCAGTAGAATACAGACTGAGACCAAAAGTATTGCAAAATGCTCAGCTATGGCATCTTCCATTTTGTCAAGaattagtaaaaataaatacaaaagctACAACTGAAGGTaaggaaacaggaaagaagAAGGAGATATTCTCATAGCAGCAGCAATTGCTTCACATAGGACACCATCAAAACAACAGTATTGGGATCTGAAGATGCAAGAAAATGAGACCAATGTAGAAGAACAGGAATTTGAGGACAATAAAGTGAAAacactgctgcagtgctctgggatACACTGTCCCAGTAGCCTGTGTGAAAGGGAGCGGGAAGCCTTCCAGACCAGTAAGGGTGTTGCCAAAGCTAGCCGTTTTTCAGTGCCTTGTCTCTTCCTGCACCAGCCTGGACACAGGTGGAATAATGAGCTGCTGCTTAGGAGTCACAAGTCAGGTGCTAAGAGCATGCACAAGGAGTGCATTTTGTTGAGTGCATCCCCTGCTTTACAGGAACTCCAGCTTAGCTGAAGTGCTCTCAGTGACAAAGGGAAGTAACCTGGTTTTTGGGATGCTCATTATTACAGGAATCTCTGGTGCCAGCTCAACCACAGCTGAAGACGAAACCTCCATCCAAACACAGGGAAAGCATTTCTCCTGCTAGTTACACACTGAAGCTTTATACTAATCTAACACTATCTGCAAAAGAAATAAGAGTGTCTTTATGCTGTTTATGCTGTTTATGAGTTTGAAGCTGGAAACCCCTTCACACCCCCGTCCTTTGCTTCCACTGTGCATTAGACCTGCACTTCCACTGTGCATCCAAAATTTCAGGCACAGACTGAAATATTCCTTAGCTCTTACTCAAATGGAAGTGTTCTAACtgtgaataaaatgaaattacttttatttgctcacctttttgaaaatattttaagagctACTCCAGTGAGTTCCTACCCTTTATCTGCGTAtcaattattaattattttcattaaagaaaaccGAGCCATGCTATGCTCATGGGGATGAAAGAAATATGCAatgctctctttctctctgcccctcatacatttttatttgagattatttttaatcCATAGGattaaaataggaattttaatAGGAAATAGGAAAATGTGTGGGTTTTATTAGCAATAAAACTTTAGGGGATTTCCCCCCCTACTGATTTTTCATAGTTTTATGGATCCATAATCACTCACGTCACAGCTTAAGGGAAACGAGGCTTGAACAGGATAATAGCCCTTAAATCCCCTCCTCTAAGCACTCAGATCTTTGCTGTCAGCAAGATTAAAACGGTCAACAGCAGTCTTCATGTGTCTATATCCCACACAGGTCTTTCACAACAACTGGAGTGGTGGCTGGCAGGGAGAAATATGCAGAACCACTGCTGCGCATGATACTTCTGAGAAAAAGAGATTAGAAAACCAGGTTGTCGGTTTTTGCAGTGTTGAAAAGGACTGGTGTTAACTGCTTGATCAGGTGAATTAAAAGAGGGCAGAAGAGTAAGGACTAATATTATGTTGCAGTTTAACAGGCAGCAAGAGTTTCCTTTCCTAAAACATAAAGGCAGAGAGATGGAAGTACCAaacatcctcctgcagcccagcaaggggaaggaaaaggaagtcGTTCCTGTAGacaagcagagcagctcctctgccaccaCTCCCTTGAATGCCCAGACCCTACTGCAACTAGGACCTGAGGGGAATTACAACTATTATGtggatgatgaagatgaggaagatgaagagaaagaacaagaaaCATGGCCACATGAAGATGCATTTAAAGGAGAAGGCAAGGCCTCATCATTTATTCCTTGTTCCCCTGCTCTTTCCCCAAGAACCCCAGCCACAGCATCTGCTCCATCTGTGCTGAACATCAATGTCGGTGGCCAAAGTTACCGCCTCACCTACCAGGCAGTGGCCATCTATCCCAAGACCCGCCTGGGCCGCCTGGCTACCTCCACTGACCGCCGTTGCCAGCTGGGCCTGTGCGATGACTATGCTGCCCAGGTCGATGAGTATTTCTTTGACCGGGACCCAGCTGTCTTCCAGCTGGTGTACAACTTCTATGCCTCAGGGGTGCTGCGGGTGAGGGACGAGCTGTGCCCCCGCAGcttcctggaggagctgagctaCTGGGGTGTGCGTCTCAAATACACACCCCGCTGCTGCCGCATCTGCTTCGAGGAGCGCCGGGACGAGCTCAGTGAGCAGCTGAAGGTCCAGCGGGAGCTGCGCTCccaggcagaggctgaggagaaTGAGCAGCTCTTCCACCACATGCGCTACTATGGCCCCCAGCGCTGGCGCCTCTGGAACCTCATGGAGAAACCCTTCTCCTCTGTCACTGCCAAAGTGATGGCAGTGGCTTCCAGCTTCTTCGTGCTCATCTCTGTGGTGGCCCTGGCACTCAACACAGTAGAGGAGATGCAGCAGGTAGACTGGAAGAGTGGGGATAGCCGGCCTGTCTTGGAGCACGTTGAGACCTTGTGCATTGCATTCTTCACACTGGAGTACCTGCTGCGCTTGGTCTCAACCCCAGACCTGCGCCGCtttgccagcagtgccctcaaTGCTGTAGACCTCATTGCCATCCTGCCCCTctatctgcagctgctgcttgaaTGCTTTACTGATGATGACCAACCCCGGGGTCGGGGCTCCCAACATGAGCATGATATTGAGAAGGTGGGACGGGTGAGCAAGGTAGGACAAGTGCTTCGCATCATGCGCCTCATGCGCATCTTCCGCATCCTCAAGCTGGCCCGCCACTCCACGGGGCTGCGTGCCTTTGGCTTCACGTTGCGCCAGTGCTACCAGCAGGTGGGCTGCCTTCTGCTCTTCATTGCTATGGGCATCTTTGCCTTCTCTGCCATGGTCTACACAGTGGAGCACGATGTCTCCAGTACCAACTTCACCAGCATTCCCCATGCTTGGTGGTGGGCTGCTGTAAGTAAACACATCTTATCTTGCTGGGTAGCTGGAgaccctcccttcccttccctcccctcccctcccctcccctcccctccccttccttgCTGGAGTTGCTGACAGACTTGAAAACAATGGGCTCAGATCAGTGAACATCTGCTGTGAATTCTGAGCTTACAGGACATATgcgcacgcacacacacacacacacacatgcactcATTCACCTCTCTGTAAGCTTAAATCAAGGCTTAATCAGGCAAGGGCTTGAAATTCCCATCTCTCCAAATGCAGAcagtattttcacttttaaagaAGAAGTGGGCAAACACACAGCATAAAAAAGCATTTCCCAATTTACTGCCATTATCACCGTAGGCaaaacaatggggaaaaaatgcctgCATTAGGCTATCTAGTTATGGGGCTTTTGTTCTTATTCTATGCATAGATCTTCTGCGACCCATCATAAAACTGCAGAATGGTAAGACATAGTTTATTAACTACAGTCAGATCACTCAAACTTTAAAAGTGAAAGCTGTCCCAGAACTCCAGCtgttaaaaatccaaaatctctTGTTTTATGAAAGAGATTGCATTCTGGTGTGCTGCAGAAGATGTGTGTATTTGTAGCATCCTAGATGAAACCAGCAGGTAGCTAGACATTGTGGATGCCAAGGGAAGGCATAGCACCCACATCTTGGCCATCCATAATCCTAAGGTTTGTCCTAGGCTATTGTCATAtacattttgttttgcagcagctGATGTCAGCCTGCATAGTTCATTTTTATGCAGGGGCCCAGGAGCACTTCTGACTCCTGAGCATGGCTATGTCCCAGCCACTTCCCCAGGGAAAGAAGCCCATGAAAATAGACTGGATAGGAGTTAGAACATCTCAGCACAGACACTGGATGCACCAGAATGCATATGGGGCCCACTGAGTAGTAATACCAACCAATTCAAGGTCACTTCTCCTGGCCAGCTGTCCTGGAGCCCAAGGTCTACACTTCTGGTTTAGCCATGGACAATGAGATGTGACGGTTTACCACACATTTGCAGTGATTCTGCACATGGCAGAAAAAAAGCCTTACAGACAAGCATGGATGCACACATTTATATGTGCACATGAGAAGGTGTAACTGTGCTGAATACCCTTTAAGGTGGGCCATGGAAGGATGGAAAAATCAGTGAATAAAGGAAAGGGTCCTGTGATGTCATCTTCACAGATCATCTGTAAGTGATATACAAAGGCTATGAAAACACTGGTGATTCACACAttgctaaaatatattttgttttctgaacagGTTATATGCAGTCTTCAGGACTCATTTTTGTAAACCGGTGACACCATAATCATTTAGATATTCCTAATAAACTTACATGGCTAGGTGAAAAAGACCTATTTAGATGAGCAATTCTGTCTTCAAAACAGAAGCTGTATCATGCACATTGCAATTCCAAagcataaaacattttttaaaagcctatTTGTTCTTTAAGACTGTAAATTAAAACACCTAGATCATtcaaattttataaaaattcaaCAGTATTCACCATCTCACACATGCAGAAGAAACATCCCTCCTAAATTGTTACAGACAATGAATAAGACTATGCCAGTCGTACAGAACCTTATCACAGGATAACATTTTTGTCCTGGCTGGTAGAGATAAACATCTTGCCTTCAtctcagtatttatttttggaGATATTTATCCTGTATTATCATTCAAATCCAGTGACTTAATTTCCATTAAACCGAATCACTAATCCTTTTTATTCCACAGGAAGCACCAGGTGCATCCTAAAAATGTGCTCACCCAGTGCTGTCTCATGTATTCTAAtgctttcttcctttaaaatatgATTCTATTTACCATTTTAGAGGGTGGTAAACTCTACACAGTGACCTTCTGAAGACTTATTTTCAGTGAAAGTCCTACtatctgtggcttttttttggtcagaGTTTTAAGTTACTGTTTAACAGATACACACAGACATTGTGAAAAATATTGAATACAATTAACTGGCTAAAAAGGATCTCTTTCACAGACTAGAAAGTGAGAGGTGACAGAAACATGCAAGTTTTACctgtcagaaaaaaagttatatttaCTAAGTGTAAAAATTATAACACATTAAGATGTGTACAATGAAACTAAACAAATTAGGAGTTATGTTGACTGTTTGAGAGTATATCTTTCAAATGTAGTATATCCATAATCAAacatcaatttattttttatctgaattttacaatggaaatatttcagtagTTGATGTAGCACTGGACCCATAACACAGTGCCTTCATATATCCACAGgctagaaagagaaaattatattggctgagaagaaaaatgtgaaggCATGTGCACAATGAGCTGGCAAAGTGTTCAGATGTATAGAAAACAAATACACTAAACACCATcattctcagaaaaaataaaatcaaaccaaaagaaacccaaaacaaaacaaaacaaaacaaataaaaccctcCAAATACAACAACCAAAGcttaaacattttaaacaacCTCTAAATCCATCTTCAAAAGGAAATTCAGCAAAAATTACCCAGCGGTGTACTTATTTAACACTATAACTATATATTTTGCAACCATACGCTGCAAGCAAAAACTTTGAGGCTACAGTTCCTTGTAGGTATGTAATTATTAAAGTGGATTTTATCTAAAAACTTGCAAGTCCTGGATCATTTCTTCCTGTAATACAAATAGGAAAATTCATTTCATAATTAATTGAAGGTTTTCATATGTTTTTCACTAGTTCCtaatatacatatacatatatatatatatatatatatatatatatatatacatcgAACAAAGGCAAAACTCAATATACAATTCACAGAATAAGTCCCAACCCACAGAATAAGTCCCCCTCTATCAAGGGCTTTATCAGCACAGTGGATTTAGAAACAGGACATCTGTTCCAAGTGACATGATGAGGGAGCAGGGTTGCAGCTATCAGCGGATTTGCATGGTCAGGGAGTTATATGTCTCCCTACAGTCAAGCAAACTCACCTTCTGGACAGGGTGGTGTGGAAATTGTCTGGGAATTCCCTCTGCAGGgcaaaaatctaaaaatcctCTTCAATGGTGTCAAACCATTGTCTTTCTTTACTTCATGAGCggaatttttttaagtttttattttttattaggGATATTTTGCATAAGAGAGctaatacacacaaaaaaaccacacaaacaaaaaaaccaaaaaaaccaaacaaaaatccaacaaacaaacaaaaccaccaaaaaaccccagcagaatGTTTATTTCAGACTTAAAATGCAAAGTATATAAGAGCTAACTTTACCACTGTCCCTGGTCAATTAACATACCTGTCTATGTATTTCTTCTCAGCTAATAAGCTGCGTGTTTGTTTGCCTTTAGGTCAGCATCTCTACAGTGGGATATGGAGATATGTGTCCAGAAACTCACCTTGGACGCCTGTTTGCTTTCCTCTGCATTGCTTTTGGAATAATCCTGAATGGCATGCCCATCTCCATCCTCTACAATAAATTCTCAGACTATTACAGCAAGCTGAAGGCCTACGAGTACACTGCTCtcaagaaagaaagagggaaggtCGACTTCACACGGAGAGCCATGAGGAAAATATCTGAGTGCTGTGGAGAGGGTGCATCTCACCCTTTGTCACAGCAATGACAGCTTGTGCTTTGGATACTGGGGAGCAACCAAGAAGctgaaggagaaagaggaaaagtaaaTCAGCCAAAAGATAAATGAAAAGGGCCAAAAGTAACAAAAGTAGGGGGttgttttcaaaactaaaaagGCTCAGATTAAaacaacagatttttaaaaactttgatAGTCTGTGAGCAGCACTTAAGTGCTTATCAACTCTCTGAAATTACTTCCTTTAGATTAAACACTCTGAATACATCTCACATGAAGATACAACTCTGCTACTGATAAGATTGACAACAAAACCCCACCATAATTGtacaaactgaaaacaaattgcTGTCATTAAGGGTCAGCCAACTTACCCCTATCAAGGCAGtttcaaaaattaaacaaatagaATACCCAATATACTGACTGCATCACTTAAATTGGTTTTGCGTCAGCTTTCAATTAGAGGAAAATGGCCTTGAGCACTTACCTTAATATTAGCAGCAGCTATAGTCCTTAAAATATCAGCCTGTCCTATTGCCAGATAGCTATGCTTCATtgttccaattttatttttcaaatgcagtCCTGCAAATGAGCCCTCCTATCTTCAAGCCTAGTCAAGTAATGCACTGCTTTTAGCATTTCCCAACCCCCACCTCTATAGTCACCTTTCACTATGACGAGAACTAGTGAAGAATTCTGGAGTCTGAGTTGATAAATCTCACTGatcaaatctgaaaatatttccaaacccaaaccttttTAGGTATAGGATTAAGTGATAATTTAATTTGCAGTATTTAATGTATCTACTTACTGGATTGTTAGAATAATAGACTGTCAAGGAAGAGAAGTATTAAAGcagtattaatttaaaaaagaaatcaaaggaaatATGATTCCTTTAGGTAATGGGTAGTAACTCTTAAAGACCATACCAAAGATCTTATCAGCATTTAACTGAAAccaattttaaatataatttaaaatcaagatAATTGATATTACCTGGTATATACAGCCATTAGGGACACAATCCTGACATCTTAGCTCACCCTCAGGAGTACCTTATGTCTTAAAATTACTGTGTCTTCTTGCACAGCTGGAGGGGATTTCTCATGTGTCTAAACTCATCCTGACACttaagtaataaataaaaccaacaaaaattaaatggaattgTAGTTTTTTGTATTACTTCAAAGAATAtgaggaataatttttttacctAAGAGCAGTCATACAAATTTAGAAACAGTAATCTGAATAACagatctgaaagaaaaattattttattgataaATCATATGCAaagactttaaagaaaaaagatgt is part of the Catharus ustulatus isolate bCatUst1 chromosome Z, bCatUst1.pri.v2, whole genome shotgun sequence genome and harbors:
- the KCNV2 gene encoding potassium voltage-gated channel subfamily V member 2, which encodes MLQFNRQQEFPFLKHKGREMEVPNILLQPSKGKEKEVVPVDKQSSSSATTPLNAQTLLQLGPEGNYNYYVDDEDEEDEEKEQETWPHEDAFKGEGKASSFIPCSPALSPRTPATASAPSVLNINVGGQSYRLTYQAVAIYPKTRLGRLATSTDRRCQLGLCDDYAAQVDEYFFDRDPAVFQLVYNFYASGVLRVRDELCPRSFLEELSYWGVRLKYTPRCCRICFEERRDELSEQLKVQRELRSQAEAEENEQLFHHMRYYGPQRWRLWNLMEKPFSSVTAKVMAVASSFFVLISVVALALNTVEEMQQVDWKSGDSRPVLEHVETLCIAFFTLEYLLRLVSTPDLRRFASSALNAVDLIAILPLYLQLLLECFTDDDQPRGRGSQHEHDIEKVGRVSKVGQVLRIMRLMRIFRILKLARHSTGLRAFGFTLRQCYQQVGCLLLFIAMGIFAFSAMVYTVEHDVSSTNFTSIPHAWWWAAVSISTVGYGDMCPETHLGRLFAFLCIAFGIILNGMPISILYNKFSDYYSKLKAYEYTALKKERGKVDFTRRAMRKISECCGEGASHPLSQQ